A single genomic interval of Bacillus sp. es.036 harbors:
- a CDS encoding polyprenyl synthetase family protein has product MTSDLSSYMNECKKLLDEELPAYIDRLEMPESLKNAMLYSIHAGGKRIRPILMLATVEAFGHSIKEAIPVACAVEMIHTYSLIHDDLPAMDDDDLRRGKPTNHIVFGEATAILAGDALLTQSFELIADSNLTSEQKVDLIKLLSHAAGPSGMVGGQMADLDGEKQELTLEQLEYIHHHKTGKLLVFSIMAGAIIGHATSHQREHLRAFGEHIGLSFQISDDILDVEGEEGKIGKLPGSDETNEKSTYPKLLTLDGAKEKLNHHFKEGLAHLTAANVEKDTLQSIAKFIVERDH; this is encoded by the coding sequence GTGACTTCAGATCTCAGTTCCTATATGAACGAATGTAAGAAACTGTTGGATGAAGAACTTCCCGCATACATTGACCGCTTGGAGATGCCGGAATCATTGAAGAATGCGATGTTGTATTCGATTCACGCAGGTGGAAAACGTATCCGTCCAATATTAATGCTCGCTACCGTAGAAGCATTTGGTCACTCCATTAAAGAAGCCATTCCAGTGGCGTGTGCGGTTGAGATGATTCATACGTACTCATTGATTCATGATGACTTGCCTGCAATGGACGATGACGATTTACGTCGAGGTAAACCAACAAATCATATCGTTTTTGGAGAGGCAACTGCAATTCTTGCTGGGGATGCGCTATTAACCCAAAGCTTTGAACTTATTGCAGATTCCAATTTAACAAGTGAACAAAAAGTTGACTTGATTAAATTATTATCACACGCTGCTGGTCCTTCCGGAATGGTAGGAGGACAAATGGCGGATTTAGACGGGGAGAAGCAAGAATTAACGCTAGAACAACTTGAATACATTCATCATCATAAAACAGGAAAACTTCTTGTATTCTCTATTATGGCTGGGGCAATAATTGGTCATGCAACAAGTCATCAACGTGAACATCTACGTGCTTTTGGCGAACACATAGGTCTTTCCTTCCAAATTAGCGATGATATTCTTGACGTTGAAGGAGAAGAAGGGAAGATCGGAAAACTTCCTGGTAGTGATGAAACGAACGAAAAAAGTACTTATCCAAAGCTTCTCACGCTAGACGGAGCAAAAGAAAAACTTAATCACCATTTTAAAGAGGGATTAGCCCATCTAACTGCTGCTAACGTAGAAAAAGACACTTTACAATCTATTGCGAAATTTATTGTAGAGCGGGACCACTAA
- a CDS encoding exodeoxyribonuclease VII small subunit produces the protein MEKNENVTFEEAMEKLEQIVGALEEGNVPLEKAISLFQEGMNLSNVCHEKLQSVEGKMDQIVEENGEIKRFSVQEDEA, from the coding sequence ATGGAGAAAAATGAGAACGTAACATTTGAAGAAGCGATGGAAAAGTTAGAGCAAATTGTCGGAGCATTGGAAGAAGGTAATGTACCTCTTGAAAAAGCGATTTCACTCTTTCAAGAAGGAATGAATTTATCAAATGTATGTCATGAGAAACTGCAATCTGTTGAGGGTAAAATGGATCAAATCGTTGAAGAAAACGGTGAAATTAAACGTTTTTCTGTCCAGGAGGATGAAGCGTGA
- the xseA gene encoding exodeoxyribonuclease VII large subunit, which produces MKADRYISVTALTRHVKRMIDNEPALQDVWLRGELSNVKLHNRGHLYFTVKDDKSRVQAVMFAGNNRHMKFKPESGMKVLIRGEISVFEPYGQYQLYAKEMQPDGIGNLYLAYEELKRKLDFEGLFSENLKQQIPRYPTEIGVITSPTGAAIRDIFTTIKRRYPAARITVFPVLVQGNSAKGSIVQAIEMANAMKMIDVLIVGRGGGSIEELWAFNEEEVARSIANSKVPIISAVGHETDFTIADFVSDLRAPTPTGAAELAVPSVVELKERVDQRVHRLMRVMQEKLATDRDRLSNLQKSYAFRYPDQLLKQKEQELDLQVERMQRNMKRLLSYTTERVERNHKQLVKQHPQKLLKEASQELEELKHSLNKEMQRVLLGKQRDFSLAAGKLNALSPLKVMERGYSLAYKEEELIKSVHQVQPGDILKLEMTDGKIDCHVWGLEESDSNGEK; this is translated from the coding sequence GTGAAAGCGGATCGCTATATATCGGTTACAGCCCTTACGAGACACGTGAAGCGGATGATTGATAATGAGCCAGCACTTCAAGATGTCTGGTTACGTGGTGAACTATCGAATGTGAAGCTTCACAATCGAGGGCATCTTTATTTTACTGTAAAAGATGATAAGTCGCGTGTTCAGGCAGTGATGTTTGCTGGAAACAATCGACATATGAAATTCAAGCCGGAAAGTGGGATGAAAGTCCTTATTAGAGGCGAGATATCAGTGTTTGAACCGTATGGTCAATATCAGCTCTATGCAAAAGAAATGCAGCCTGATGGAATTGGAAATTTGTATTTAGCTTATGAAGAATTGAAACGAAAACTCGATTTTGAAGGATTGTTTTCAGAAAACCTCAAACAGCAAATACCCCGATATCCTACAGAAATTGGAGTGATTACCTCCCCAACTGGAGCAGCTATTCGAGATATTTTTACAACGATCAAAAGACGTTATCCTGCTGCTAGGATAACGGTGTTTCCCGTTCTCGTTCAGGGGAATAGTGCTAAGGGATCAATTGTTCAGGCGATCGAGATGGCAAATGCCATGAAAATGATTGATGTGCTGATTGTTGGACGTGGTGGAGGGTCAATTGAAGAGTTATGGGCGTTTAACGAAGAAGAAGTTGCCAGAAGCATAGCAAATTCAAAAGTGCCAATTATATCAGCTGTTGGCCATGAGACCGATTTTACAATTGCTGATTTTGTATCAGATCTAAGAGCACCGACCCCAACTGGAGCAGCTGAACTGGCAGTACCCAGCGTAGTAGAATTAAAAGAGCGGGTTGACCAACGAGTACATAGGTTAATGAGAGTCATGCAAGAAAAGTTAGCTACGGATCGAGATCGGTTGTCAAACCTCCAGAAGTCATATGCATTTCGTTACCCTGATCAATTATTGAAACAAAAGGAACAAGAGCTTGATTTGCAAGTTGAACGAATGCAACGAAATATGAAGCGATTGCTATCATATACAACAGAGCGAGTAGAACGAAATCATAAGCAGCTAGTGAAGCAGCATCCACAAAAACTTCTTAAAGAAGCGAGTCAGGAGCTTGAAGAGCTTAAGCATTCTTTAAATAAAGAAATGCAGCGTGTTCTACTGGGAAAACAACGTGATTTTTCGCTTGCTGCAGGGAAACTGAATGCTTTAAGTCCATTGAAAGTAATGGAGCGTGGCTATAGCCTTGCATATAAAGAAGAAGAACTCATTAAATCTGTTCATCAGGTTCAACCTGGAGATATTCTAAAACTTGAAATGACAGATGGAAAAATTGATTGCCATGTATGGGGATTAGAGGAGAGTGATTCGAATGGAGAAAAATGA
- the nusB gene encoding transcription antitermination factor NusB → MKRRHAREKAIQVLFQIDVTDTDPREALQHVLNEGEGDEFLSELVFGTLENLEKIDAVIKENLVNWTFSRLGNVDRSVLRMASYEIVMRDDIPVNVSLNEAVELAKLFGGEESGRFVNGVLSKIIQKS, encoded by the coding sequence ATGAAAAGAAGACATGCAAGAGAAAAAGCCATCCAGGTATTGTTTCAAATAGATGTAACAGACACCGATCCACGTGAGGCCCTGCAACACGTTTTAAATGAGGGAGAAGGTGACGAGTTTTTATCTGAGCTTGTCTTCGGAACGCTTGAGAATCTCGAAAAGATTGATGCAGTCATTAAAGAGAACCTTGTTAACTGGACCTTTAGCCGACTTGGTAATGTAGACCGTTCTGTTCTTCGAATGGCTTCGTATGAAATAGTGATGAGAGATGATATACCAGTAAATGTTAGTTTAAATGAAGCCGTTGAACTAGCAAAATTGTTCGGTGGAGAAGAATCGGGACGCTTTGTAAATGGAGTCCTCTCTAAAATCATACAAAAAAGCTAA
- a CDS encoding Asp23/Gls24 family envelope stress response protein: protein MNELQSFEMEEHDTGLGKVEISPEVIEVIGSIAASEVDGVAEMRGNFASGVVERFGRKDHRKGVKVELDEDGIILDAYVVVSYGLSIPEVCEKVQENIRQALLTMTALEISAVNVSVVGITFDKKETEDEE, encoded by the coding sequence ATGAATGAACTTCAATCATTTGAAATGGAAGAGCACGATACTGGACTTGGAAAAGTCGAAATATCACCAGAAGTTATTGAAGTAATCGGTAGTATTGCTGCTTCAGAAGTTGACGGTGTTGCAGAAATGAGAGGGAATTTCGCTTCAGGTGTTGTGGAACGCTTTGGACGAAAAGATCATCGAAAAGGTGTCAAGGTAGAGCTTGATGAGGATGGCATTATCTTGGATGCATACGTTGTGGTAAGCTATGGTTTATCTATTCCTGAAGTGTGTGAGAAGGTACAAGAAAACATTCGACAGGCGCTTCTAACAATGACTGCGCTAGAAATCAGCGCAGTTAATGTGAGCGTTGTTGGAATCACGTTTGATAAAAAAGAAACTGAAGACGAAGAATAA
- the accC gene encoding acetyl-CoA carboxylase biotin carboxylase subunit codes for MEIKKVLVANRGEIAVRIIRACEELGIETVAVYSQADKEALHVRLADEAYCIGPTASKDSYLNFTNIMSIATVTGVDAIHPGYGFLSENADFAELCRECNITFIGPSPEAISRMGTKDVARTTMKEAGVPIVPGSEGIVKDADEAVALANEMGYPVIIKATAGGGGKGIRIAKDENELVKGINITQQEASTAFGNPGVYIEKFIEDFRHVEIQVLADNHGNAIHLGERDCSIQRRLQKLVEETPSPALDETIRKKMGDAAVRAAKAVQYSGAGTVEFIFEPTGNFYFMEMNTRIQVEHPVTEMVTGIDLIKEQIRAASDETLRYTQEDVTFKGWAIECRINAEDPDKKFMPSPGKVDMYLPPGGFGVRVDSAVYPGYDILPFYDSMVAKLITYADTREEAIARMKRALGEFVVEGVKTTIPFHMRLMSHEKFVSGDFNTKFLEKYDLTEQSTNSK; via the coding sequence ATGGAGATTAAGAAAGTACTTGTAGCCAATCGAGGAGAAATTGCTGTTCGAATTATCCGTGCTTGTGAAGAGCTTGGCATTGAAACGGTTGCTGTGTATTCTCAAGCCGATAAAGAAGCCCTGCATGTTAGGTTAGCTGATGAAGCTTATTGTATTGGACCAACTGCTTCAAAAGACAGCTATTTAAACTTCACCAATATCATGAGTATTGCAACGGTAACCGGTGTTGATGCGATTCATCCTGGTTATGGATTTCTTTCGGAAAACGCAGACTTTGCAGAGTTATGTAGAGAGTGCAATATTACCTTCATTGGACCAAGCCCTGAGGCGATTAGTCGTATGGGTACAAAGGACGTTGCTAGAACAACGATGAAGGAAGCTGGAGTTCCGATTGTACCTGGTTCTGAGGGCATCGTGAAGGATGCAGACGAAGCGGTAGCTCTGGCTAATGAGATGGGGTACCCTGTCATTATTAAAGCGACCGCTGGCGGTGGTGGTAAAGGTATCCGGATTGCTAAGGATGAAAACGAATTAGTAAAAGGAATTAACATTACCCAGCAGGAAGCATCGACTGCATTTGGTAATCCTGGTGTCTACATTGAGAAGTTTATCGAAGATTTTCGCCATGTGGAAATTCAGGTCCTTGCTGATAATCATGGCAATGCGATCCATCTTGGAGAGCGAGATTGCTCAATCCAAAGACGTTTGCAGAAGCTTGTAGAGGAAACCCCTTCCCCAGCTCTTGATGAAACCATCAGAAAAAAAATGGGCGATGCTGCCGTTCGTGCTGCGAAAGCCGTCCAATATTCTGGTGCAGGAACTGTTGAGTTTATTTTTGAGCCAACAGGGAATTTTTATTTTATGGAAATGAATACACGTATTCAGGTTGAGCATCCTGTGACAGAAATGGTAACGGGTATTGATTTAATTAAAGAGCAAATTCGAGCAGCTTCTGATGAAACGTTGCGGTACACTCAGGAAGATGTAACGTTCAAAGGATGGGCGATTGAATGTCGCATTAATGCAGAAGACCCTGACAAGAAATTCATGCCATCTCCAGGGAAAGTCGACATGTACCTCCCTCCAGGTGGGTTTGGCGTTCGTGTAGATTCTGCTGTCTATCCTGGTTATGATATTTTGCCTTTCTATGATTCAATGGTAGCAAAGCTCATTACTTACGCTGATACAAGAGAAGAAGCGATTGCTAGAATGAAACGAGCTCTTGGAGAGTTTGTGGTGGAAGGTGTCAAAACGACCATTCCATTCCATATGCGTTTAATGAGTCACGAGAAATTTGTAAGCGGCGATTTCAATACTAAGTTTCTTGAGAAATACGATTTAACAGAACAATCAACGAATTCTAAGTGA
- the accB gene encoding acetyl-CoA carboxylase biotin carboxyl carrier protein produces MLKVQEIRELIKLIDQSSIDEFEYESDGSKIVLKKNEVQYAEAPVQQPVQQTIAQQPVDQTMPASSPVKEEPKAAEKEEVQDESLHKIESPMVGTFYARPNPESELYVKTGEKVSEDSVVCIIEAMKLFNEIEAEVNGEIVEMLVEDGQLVEYGQPLFLVKA; encoded by the coding sequence TTGTTAAAAGTTCAAGAAATTCGCGAATTGATCAAACTAATTGATCAATCAAGCATTGATGAATTTGAATATGAAAGTGATGGATCTAAGATTGTATTAAAGAAAAATGAAGTGCAATATGCAGAAGCACCTGTTCAACAACCTGTACAGCAAACCATTGCGCAACAGCCTGTTGATCAAACGATGCCGGCTTCTTCTCCTGTAAAAGAAGAACCTAAAGCGGCTGAAAAAGAAGAAGTACAAGATGAATCATTACATAAGATTGAATCACCAATGGTTGGAACGTTCTATGCTCGTCCGAATCCAGAATCGGAACTTTACGTGAAAACTGGAGAGAAAGTTTCAGAAGATAGCGTAGTCTGCATCATTGAAGCAATGAAGCTTTTTAATGAAATAGAAGCAGAGGTAAATGGAGAAATCGTTGAAATGCTAGTTGAGGATGGACAGCTAGTTGAATACGGACAACCTCTGTTTTTAGTGAAAGCATAG
- a CDS encoding SpoIIIAH-like family protein — protein sequence MVLKKQTVWLLTMLSLIIVLSAYYIMTPGSDNVAYVGDQEQSEEGAKGEEAKEAKETNGVEDKSVSMNVSGDEVFAALRLEIQEKRDAAIEDYTAVIASEASADLRNEAHEQRQELMALSQKESVLENVIKSEGYSDAVVYTLEDEKVRVIVKADQLSNEEANNIMVLAEEQLGEGHRIAVEFQPVAK from the coding sequence ATGGTCTTAAAAAAGCAAACGGTATGGTTATTGACAATGCTAAGTTTAATTATTGTTTTATCAGCTTATTACATCATGACACCTGGTTCGGATAATGTGGCATATGTGGGAGATCAGGAGCAAAGCGAGGAAGGGGCGAAAGGAGAAGAAGCAAAAGAAGCAAAAGAAACGAATGGTGTTGAAGATAAATCTGTTTCGATGAATGTTTCTGGTGATGAAGTCTTTGCTGCGCTAAGGCTTGAAATTCAAGAAAAGCGAGATGCAGCGATTGAAGATTATACGGCTGTGATAGCAAGTGAAGCATCAGCAGACTTACGAAATGAAGCACACGAACAGCGTCAAGAATTAATGGCTTTGTCTCAAAAGGAATCAGTTCTAGAAAATGTGATCAAGTCAGAAGGGTATAGCGATGCAGTGGTTTATACCCTTGAAGACGAGAAAGTAAGAGTAATTGTTAAAGCGGATCAGCTATCAAATGAAGAAGCAAATAACATTATGGTGCTAGCAGAAGAACAGTTAGGGGAAGGTCATAGAATCGCTGTAGAATTTCAGCCTGTGGCAAAGTAG
- the spoIIIAG gene encoding stage III sporulation protein AG, with amino-acid sequence MDEKPTSWLDQLKKPKKKKGIPLYYLMIAAGLGVIFMFSGSFFSTPEPGQQVFSEQESSSESEEAFSQKKSSPSSMSEYENMYETQLKEALDEVAGVSDATVIVNLDSTEQKVVEKNSTSTDKYTYESPNDGGSRKIEEQSNDEQVVIVQNDNGQGPIVVSTKKPVVRGVVVVAVGAENMEVKKMIVDAVTRLLDVKSHRVMVLPKKLKGES; translated from the coding sequence ATGGATGAAAAACCAACAAGCTGGCTAGATCAATTGAAAAAACCGAAGAAGAAAAAAGGAATCCCGCTTTATTATTTAATGATTGCAGCAGGGCTTGGTGTCATCTTCATGTTTTCCGGTAGTTTCTTCTCGACGCCTGAACCGGGCCAGCAAGTGTTCAGTGAGCAGGAAAGCTCATCGGAAAGTGAAGAAGCCTTTAGTCAAAAAAAGTCCAGTCCCTCGTCAATGTCAGAATATGAAAATATGTATGAAACTCAATTAAAGGAAGCGTTAGACGAAGTGGCTGGAGTGTCAGACGCCACTGTCATTGTAAATTTAGATTCTACAGAGCAAAAAGTTGTGGAGAAAAACAGCACTTCTACTGATAAATATACTTATGAATCTCCAAACGATGGAGGTTCGAGAAAGATTGAAGAACAATCAAACGATGAACAAGTCGTTATTGTCCAGAATGATAATGGTCAAGGACCGATCGTAGTAAGTACGAAGAAACCGGTTGTAAGAGGTGTAGTTGTCGTGGCAGTTGGAGCAGAAAACATGGAAGTGAAGAAAATGATTGTCGATGCAGTGACGAGACTACTTGATGTGAAAAGTCATCGGGTGATGGTTTTGCCGAAAAAACTAAAGGGGGAATCATAA
- the spoIIIAF gene encoding stage III sporulation protein AF, giving the protein MAVITGWITNIIVLILLATVLELLLPNSNMQRYVKMVIGLMLMAVILSPILTIFTKDFDSMLRSAALTDATPDVRMENQIESKKSEIQASNAAYIEEQMAVQMKSQVEKELRDQFNLEITHVGLELKDAEGEKNIEQIAVTVSKAVEKDVQDVEAVSVSFELSEEEVQSSDAQSKKVAYFLADEWGLYPNQVGVQVKGGE; this is encoded by the coding sequence TTGGCAGTTATTACGGGATGGATCACGAATATCATTGTTCTTATTTTACTTGCTACCGTTCTTGAATTGTTGTTGCCAAATTCCAATATGCAGCGATATGTCAAAATGGTCATCGGATTAATGTTAATGGCTGTTATTCTATCGCCTATTCTAACAATCTTCACAAAAGATTTTGATTCAATGTTAAGATCAGCAGCTCTCACAGATGCGACTCCGGATGTAAGGATGGAAAATCAGATAGAATCAAAGAAAAGTGAAATACAAGCATCCAATGCTGCATATATTGAAGAACAAATGGCTGTCCAAATGAAAAGCCAGGTTGAAAAGGAGTTGAGAGACCAGTTTAACCTTGAAATTACACATGTAGGTCTTGAGCTAAAAGATGCAGAGGGAGAAAAGAATATTGAACAAATTGCAGTAACGGTAAGTAAGGCAGTAGAAAAGGATGTTCAGGACGTCGAAGCTGTATCGGTATCATTTGAACTTTCGGAAGAAGAGGTTCAATCATCAGATGCACAGTCAAAGAAAGTCGCTTATTTTCTAGCTGATGAATGGGGATTATATCCAAACCAGGTTGGCGTTCAGGTGAAGGGAGGAGAGTAG
- the spoIIIAE gene encoding stage III sporulation protein AE, whose translation MKKTMLMLLFLCFTLLQFQSTVLAQGEENEPLTTQIVDKQLNTLGLQEIQAYWDEVIEEYGGFLPESQKGSFLEFIKGEKQFSLKAYLLGLLKFLFHELLVHGKLLGSLILLTIFSILLQNMQNAFEHKAVSTVAYGIIYMVLIILALNSFHVAIQYTESAIANMMGFLLALIPLLLALIASVGGVASVAFFHPIVLFLVNTGGLLIQKFVLPMLFLSAVLAIVSTISEQYKVTQLSNLLRNIAIGTLGVFFAVFLGVISVQGASTAVADGVTIRAAKFVTGNFIPVVGRMFTDATDTVLSASVLLKNTVGLAGVVILLMICAFPALKVLSLVLIYNIAAAVIQPLGGGPIIQSLNVISKSILFIFAALAIVSLMFFLAVTIIIASGNITLMVR comes from the coding sequence ATGAAAAAAACGATGTTGATGCTACTATTCCTCTGCTTCACCTTATTGCAATTTCAATCTACAGTACTTGCTCAGGGCGAAGAAAATGAGCCGCTAACAACTCAAATTGTAGACAAGCAGTTAAACACACTCGGATTACAAGAGATTCAGGCCTATTGGGACGAAGTGATCGAAGAGTATGGCGGCTTTTTGCCTGAAAGTCAGAAAGGTTCCTTCTTGGAATTTATAAAAGGAGAAAAACAATTTTCTCTAAAAGCTTATTTATTAGGTTTATTGAAATTTCTTTTTCATGAATTACTTGTCCATGGCAAATTGCTTGGTAGCTTAATATTGTTAACTATTTTCAGCATTCTGTTACAAAACATGCAAAATGCCTTTGAACATAAAGCAGTAAGCACAGTGGCGTATGGCATTATCTATATGGTTTTAATTATTCTTGCGCTTAATAGTTTTCACGTGGCAATTCAATATACAGAAAGCGCGATAGCGAATATGATGGGGTTTCTCTTAGCGTTAATTCCGCTACTTTTAGCATTGATTGCTTCTGTTGGTGGCGTGGCTTCTGTAGCTTTTTTTCACCCAATCGTCCTGTTTTTAGTTAACACTGGTGGATTGCTTATCCAGAAGTTTGTACTACCAATGCTTTTTCTATCCGCAGTTCTTGCGATTGTAAGTACGATTAGTGAGCAGTACAAAGTTACCCAGCTTTCTAATTTACTACGAAATATAGCGATCGGTACACTAGGAGTATTTTTTGCAGTATTTTTAGGTGTGATTTCAGTGCAGGGTGCCTCAACCGCCGTAGCAGATGGTGTGACGATTCGTGCGGCTAAATTTGTAACTGGTAATTTCATACCTGTTGTAGGACGGATGTTCACGGACGCAACAGATACCGTACTAAGTGCATCGGTGCTTTTGAAAAATACGGTAGGACTAGCTGGGGTTGTCATTTTACTAATGATATGTGCCTTCCCTGCACTAAAAGTTTTATCACTAGTGCTGATTTATAATATTGCGGCAGCAGTCATTCAACCATTAGGAGGAGGACCAATTATCCAGTCTCTTAATGTAATATCAAAAAGTATTTTGTTTATTTTTGCAGCTCTTGCCATTGTTTCATTGATGTTTTTCTTAGCGGTAACAATTATTATAGCATCTGGAAATATTACGCTAATGGTGCGTTAG
- the spoIIIAD gene encoding stage III sporulation protein AD has product MDILQIVGLGLIATFLVIVVKEQKPVFAFTITVFTGALIFLYLIGEIQHIIQMLESLASKANVEIVYVETVLKIIGIAYIAEFGAQIVRDAGQGAIASKIELAGKLLILAMAIPILTLIIETVLKLLPS; this is encoded by the coding sequence ATTGATATTTTGCAAATCGTTGGTCTAGGTTTAATCGCTACCTTCCTTGTCATTGTTGTCAAAGAACAAAAGCCTGTGTTTGCCTTTACAATAACGGTTTTCACAGGCGCTTTGATTTTTCTATATTTAATTGGAGAAATTCAACATATTATTCAAATGTTAGAAAGTCTGGCGTCAAAAGCAAATGTCGAAATTGTCTATGTTGAAACGGTGTTAAAGATTATAGGAATTGCCTATATTGCTGAATTCGGTGCGCAAATTGTGAGAGATGCTGGTCAAGGGGCGATTGCTTCGAAGATTGAACTTGCTGGTAAATTATTAATCTTAGCGATGGCCATACCGATTCTCACACTGATTATTGAAACGGTGCTTAAACTTTTACCATCATAA
- the spoIIIAC gene encoding stage III sporulation protein AC, producing the protein MNHDVNTIFQIAGIGIIVAMLHTILKQMGKEEYAHWVTLIGFIVVLYMVITIIDDLFQKIRGVFLFQG; encoded by the coding sequence ATGAATCATGATGTGAATACAATTTTCCAAATAGCGGGTATCGGAATCATTGTGGCAATGCTTCATACGATTCTTAAGCAAATGGGGAAAGAGGAATATGCGCACTGGGTTACCTTAATTGGTTTTATCGTTGTTCTTTATATGGTAATCACGATCATTGACGATCTTTTTCAGAAAATACGAGGGGTCTTCCTTTTCCAGGGTTAG
- the spoIIIAB gene encoding stage III sporulation protein SpoIIIAB, with amino-acid sequence MKLLGAVLIILASTWAGVEWSRTVSERSRQLRQLKAALQSLEAEIVYGMTPLSVACSHICRQVGHPISWFFDSFRKKLDAGQGTAYEAWMESMDEVWKYTAFKQEEKEVMKQLGATIGQHDREHEQKQIKLALIHLEREESEARDNQMKYERMFKSLGVLGGILLVILLI; translated from the coding sequence ATGAAGCTATTAGGTGCAGTGCTCATTATTTTAGCGAGTACGTGGGCAGGTGTGGAATGGTCAAGAACTGTGAGCGAACGATCTCGACAATTGCGGCAGTTAAAAGCGGCACTTCAGTCATTGGAAGCTGAAATTGTATATGGAATGACACCGCTCAGTGTTGCCTGTAGTCACATTTGTAGACAGGTAGGCCACCCAATTTCCTGGTTTTTCGATTCATTTCGGAAAAAGCTCGATGCTGGACAAGGCACAGCTTATGAAGCGTGGATGGAAAGTATGGATGAGGTTTGGAAGTATACGGCTTTTAAGCAAGAAGAAAAAGAAGTAATGAAACAACTTGGTGCCACTATTGGACAACACGATAGGGAGCATGAACAGAAACAAATCAAACTTGCCTTGATTCATTTAGAAAGAGAAGAAAGTGAAGCAAGAGACAACCAAATGAAGTATGAACGGATGTTCAAGAGTCTTGGTGTTCTTGGAGGGATTCTTCTTGTCATTCTATTGATTTAG
- the spoIIIAA gene encoding stage III sporulation protein AA codes for MEEALRVLPENVKKILRQYTEMEKSTIEEIRMRINRPLEIMINGKPNFPLLNGQTYFISKDDSQQMINKLSHYSLYALEEELKKGFVTIEGGHRVGLAGKVITLNGHVKAIRDIASFNVRIAKQKLGIAVPLVSYLYAGGWTNTIILGPPQSGKTTMLRDLTRIMAEGDDVRRIPSAKVGIVDERSEIAGCVHGIPQHRLGNRVDVLDACPKAEGMMMMIRSMSPEILIVDEIGRKEDSEAIVEAINAGINLVVTVHGTCMDDLHRRPSMKGLLNSGSFERIVELSRKNGPGTIHAIKDKTGKEIRRKKVI; via the coding sequence GTGGAAGAAGCTCTTCGTGTGCTTCCAGAAAACGTAAAGAAAATCCTGCGTCAATACACAGAAATGGAAAAATCAACGATTGAAGAAATTCGAATGCGCATTAACCGTCCGCTTGAAATAATGATCAATGGAAAACCGAATTTTCCTCTCTTAAACGGTCAAACATACTTCATTTCAAAAGATGATAGTCAACAAATGATAAATAAACTTAGCCATTATTCCCTGTACGCGTTAGAAGAAGAATTAAAAAAGGGATTTGTCACGATTGAAGGCGGGCACCGCGTCGGTCTTGCAGGAAAAGTCATTACGCTAAACGGACATGTTAAAGCGATCCGTGACATTGCATCATTTAATGTCAGAATCGCAAAACAAAAGCTTGGTATAGCTGTACCGCTTGTATCATATCTTTATGCAGGGGGTTGGACAAATACAATTATTCTAGGACCACCTCAATCCGGCAAAACGACGATGCTACGTGATTTAACTCGAATAATGGCTGAAGGCGATGACGTAAGAAGGATTCCGTCAGCTAAAGTAGGGATTGTTGATGAACGATCTGAAATTGCTGGTTGTGTCCATGGAATCCCTCAACATCGGTTAGGAAATCGCGTCGATGTTTTGGATGCTTGTCCAAAAGCAGAAGGAATGATGATGATGATTCGTTCCATGAGTCCAGAAATATTGATCGTTGATGAAATTGGTCGAAAAGAAGATAGTGAAGCTATTGTTGAAGCAATTAATGCTGGTATTAACCTTGTTGTAACTGTCCACGGAACGTGCATGGATGATTTACACAGAAGGCCAAGTATGAAAGGTTTATTGAACTCTGGATCTTTTGAAAGAATTGTCGAACTGTCACGTAAAAATGGTCCTGGGACGATTCATGCGATCAAAGATAAAACGGGTAAGGAAATTCGACGTAAAAAGGTGATCTAG